Proteins co-encoded in one Candidatus Eisenbacteria bacterium genomic window:
- a CDS encoding YfhO family protein has translation MTRAVLLALAAFVALFWAVRVVPGDDIYLANGDLFGYFYPAYEGAYGRLGAGTLPLWNPYQLCGLPWLATLQTGLFYPPHLVYLLLPVHTGMAISSIGHLLFIALTTALFARRIGLGLAPAALAALLFACRGHMVYLLYWPAAIESAAWLPLGAFATVDLARGSPRRGALLLAISAGSSLLAGYPQNTLYLLYAWATLFLVLLAAERPGPAPALGRAVAFGAALALGALLAGAQLAPTMELTADSVRSTRALPLRQIFPMGGGIIGNVAWDFLTHLSLARHPLAFGVPALLLLPLAFARGPQRPVALWAAGFGATALLFALGPLTPIFHLLLHLPGLAWFRIPTRALFVVDFCYAMLAAAGLEAVLGAAGSRGRAVGAATLACAMLALVIGGKATANAGVGAVVVAAATLGFVALRPASATVRGVAALVLVTVVAVDLAAAPRRRLRFPFDQGAATLIHDRRAIYDELRGLLGHDRVWLFTGLPPVDLNPKLPTLFGVRSFDDYEPLVTRRHGEYMTYLWDGATEPSRPPYMFAGYMNTLDPPRGRPDPAERRRLVDLAAVRLILLPPHVATRPDVVRFVTKAGLVPRAPIGDLVAFDNPRRVPRAYVTYRVLPAPSTTALLEAVSRPDFDPLAASYAENPPVLPAANAPARGAAADIVADEERAVEVDAVLDAPGLVVLADTFYPGWQATVDGEPARIVAVNHLFRGVAAPAGRHRVRFEYHPASVRRGLAASAVGLVLLAGLAVSGRRRRVPPPPR, from the coding sequence GTGACGCGCGCCGTTTTGCTCGCGCTCGCGGCTTTCGTTGCGCTCTTCTGGGCCGTGCGGGTCGTCCCGGGTGACGACATCTACCTCGCGAACGGCGATCTCTTCGGCTACTTCTATCCCGCCTACGAGGGCGCCTACGGGCGCCTCGGCGCCGGCACGCTGCCGCTGTGGAACCCGTATCAGCTCTGCGGGCTGCCGTGGCTCGCGACGCTCCAGACCGGCCTCTTCTATCCGCCCCACCTCGTCTACCTCCTCCTGCCGGTGCACACGGGGATGGCGATCTCGAGCATCGGCCACCTCCTCTTCATCGCGCTCACCACGGCGCTCTTCGCGCGGCGGATCGGGCTCGGGCTCGCGCCGGCGGCGCTCGCCGCGCTGCTCTTCGCGTGCCGCGGTCACATGGTCTACCTCCTCTACTGGCCGGCGGCGATCGAGTCGGCCGCGTGGCTTCCGCTCGGCGCGTTCGCCACCGTCGACCTCGCGCGCGGGAGCCCCCGGCGTGGCGCCCTCCTCCTCGCGATCTCGGCGGGCTCGAGCCTGCTCGCCGGCTACCCGCAGAACACGCTCTATCTCCTGTACGCGTGGGCGACGCTCTTCCTCGTGCTGCTCGCCGCAGAGCGTCCCGGCCCGGCGCCCGCGCTCGGCCGCGCCGTCGCCTTCGGCGCCGCGCTCGCGCTGGGCGCGCTCCTTGCCGGAGCGCAGCTCGCGCCCACCATGGAGCTGACGGCCGACAGCGTCCGCAGCACGCGCGCGCTGCCGCTCCGACAGATCTTTCCGATGGGCGGCGGCATCATCGGCAACGTCGCGTGGGATTTCCTGACGCATCTGTCGCTGGCGCGTCATCCGCTCGCCTTCGGCGTGCCGGCGCTCCTGCTGCTGCCGCTCGCGTTCGCCCGTGGGCCGCAGCGCCCGGTCGCGCTGTGGGCGGCCGGGTTCGGCGCGACCGCGCTGCTGTTCGCACTCGGGCCGCTGACGCCGATCTTCCACCTCCTCCTCCATCTGCCGGGCCTCGCCTGGTTCCGCATTCCGACCCGGGCGCTCTTCGTCGTCGACTTCTGCTACGCGATGCTCGCCGCCGCCGGTCTCGAAGCCGTGCTCGGAGCGGCGGGATCGCGGGGCCGCGCCGTCGGCGCGGCGACGCTCGCCTGCGCGATGCTCGCGCTCGTCATCGGGGGGAAGGCGACGGCCAACGCGGGCGTCGGCGCGGTCGTGGTCGCGGCGGCGACGCTCGGGTTCGTCGCGCTGCGACCGGCGAGCGCCACCGTCCGCGGCGTCGCGGCCCTCGTCCTGGTGACGGTCGTCGCCGTCGATCTCGCCGCGGCGCCGCGACGCCGCCTGCGCTTCCCGTTCGACCAGGGCGCGGCCACCCTGATCCACGACCGGCGCGCCATCTACGACGAGCTGCGTGGCCTGCTCGGACACGATCGGGTGTGGCTCTTCACCGGCCTGCCGCCGGTCGACCTCAACCCCAAGCTGCCGACCCTGTTCGGCGTGCGCTCGTTCGACGACTACGAGCCGCTCGTCACGCGCCGCCACGGCGAGTACATGACCTACCTCTGGGACGGCGCGACCGAGCCGAGCCGGCCGCCGTACATGTTCGCCGGCTATATGAACACCCTCGATCCGCCGCGCGGGCGCCCCGACCCGGCCGAGCGGCGTCGCCTCGTCGACCTCGCCGCCGTCCGTCTGATCCTGCTGCCGCCCCACGTGGCGACCCGGCCGGACGTCGTGCGCTTCGTCACGAAGGCTGGGCTCGTGCCGCGCGCTCCCATCGGCGATCTGGTGGCGTTCGACAACCCGCGCCGCGTCCCGCGCGCCTACGTCACCTATCGCGTGCTGCCGGCGCCCAGCACCACCGCGCTCCTCGAGGCCGTGAGCCGGCCCGACTTCGATCCCCTGGCCGCGAGCTACGCGGAGAACCCTCCCGTTCTACCGGCGGCGAACGCGCCGGCGCGCGGAGCCGCGGCCGACATCGTCGCCGACGAGGAGCGCGCGGTCGAGGTCGACGCCGTGCTCGACGCGCCGGGGCTGGTCGTGCTCGCGGACACGTTCTATCCGGGCTGGCAGGCGACGGTCGACGGCGAGCCCGCGCGCATCGTGGCGGTGAACCATCTCTTCCGCGGCGTGGCGGCGCCGGCCGGTCGCCATCGCGTCCGCTTCGAGTACCATCCGGCGTCGGTGCGGCGCGGACTCGCGGCGAGCGCCGTCGGGCTCGTCCTGCTCGCCGGGCTCGCGGTCAGCGGGCGCCGGCGACGTGTGCCACCGCCGCCACGCTGA
- a CDS encoding radical SAM protein gives MVRSVRVLFYYRGIENLGVGYLMSMLKHHGHEIDLIFDPGLDDNLFIKAPHLAWMNRHEALLERAKTFRPDLVAIGSPTNIWPFASTMAEKLKQALGVPIVVGGHHAQALPGYVLENPNVDMVCTGEGEIALLEVVDRMARGESYTDVPTMWVKKDGMIHRNEMGELENELDNFPFPEKQLWWDYGCFRDNLEIFTGRGCPFKCTFCNIHYQREIFAGKGDFLRKRSIPNVMAEFKQNLAKYDVKFVSIHDDNFTTNPHWVEEFCEAYRREVNLPWYCFGYPTTIKPKLLKAMKSANCATIFMGVDSGDADIRRQIMERPMTDELIVKAAQAIKDHGIGIQASCIYGNPGETPEQMFKTLAMVDRIQPTQSSAYIFYPFPKTKMYDIAVKMGYLDAEGEQKVRLGISGYHHESILRHPHKELAETFAKMTPIYARAPEFAKPFLRWMIRRRMKRLALFLYVCLIPLTFPFLGMEGIKVTLRMAWKAVRNQRPPRPQTKSLPAPPATQAA, from the coding sequence ATGGTACGGTCAGTGCGGGTGTTGTTCTACTACCGGGGGATCGAGAACCTCGGGGTCGGATACCTCATGTCCATGTTGAAGCACCATGGGCACGAGATCGACCTCATCTTCGACCCCGGCCTCGACGACAATCTCTTCATCAAGGCGCCGCACCTCGCCTGGATGAACCGCCACGAGGCGCTGCTCGAGCGCGCCAAGACCTTCAGGCCGGACCTGGTCGCGATCGGATCGCCGACCAACATCTGGCCCTTCGCCTCGACGATGGCCGAGAAGCTGAAGCAAGCGCTCGGCGTGCCGATCGTCGTCGGCGGCCACCACGCGCAGGCGCTGCCCGGCTACGTGCTCGAGAACCCGAACGTCGACATGGTGTGCACCGGCGAGGGCGAGATCGCGCTGCTCGAGGTCGTCGACCGCATGGCGCGGGGCGAGAGCTACACCGACGTCCCCACCATGTGGGTGAAGAAGGACGGGATGATCCATCGCAACGAGATGGGCGAGCTCGAGAACGAGCTCGACAACTTCCCGTTCCCGGAGAAGCAGCTCTGGTGGGACTACGGCTGCTTCAGGGACAACCTCGAGATCTTCACGGGACGCGGCTGCCCGTTCAAGTGCACGTTCTGCAACATCCACTACCAGCGCGAGATCTTCGCCGGGAAGGGCGACTTCCTGCGCAAGCGGTCGATCCCGAACGTGATGGCGGAGTTCAAGCAGAACCTCGCCAAGTACGACGTCAAGTTCGTCTCCATCCACGACGACAACTTCACCACCAACCCGCACTGGGTGGAGGAGTTCTGCGAAGCGTACCGCAGGGAGGTGAACCTCCCCTGGTACTGCTTCGGCTACCCGACCACGATCAAGCCGAAGCTCCTGAAGGCCATGAAGAGCGCCAACTGCGCCACGATCTTCATGGGCGTCGACTCCGGCGACGCCGACATCCGCCGCCAGATCATGGAGCGGCCGATGACGGACGAGCTGATCGTGAAGGCCGCGCAGGCGATCAAGGACCACGGCATCGGCATCCAGGCGTCCTGCATCTACGGCAATCCGGGCGAGACGCCCGAGCAGATGTTCAAGACCCTCGCGATGGTGGACCGGATCCAGCCGACGCAGAGCTCGGCGTACATCTTCTACCCGTTCCCGAAGACGAAGATGTACGACATCGCCGTGAAGATGGGCTACCTCGACGCCGAAGGCGAGCAGAAGGTGCGGCTCGGCATCTCGGGCTACCACCACGAATCGATCCTGCGGCACCCGCACAAGGAGCTCGCCGAGACGTTCGCGAAGATGACGCCCATCTACGCGCGCGCGCCCGAGTTCGCGAAGCCGTTCCTGCGCTGGATGATCAGGCGGCGCATGAAGCGGCTGGCGCTCTTCCTGTACGTGTGCCTCATCCCGCTCACCTTCCCCTTCCTCGGCATGGAAGGCATCAAGGTGACGCTCCGCATGGCGTGGAAGGCCGTTCGCAATCAGCGCCCGCCGCGCCCCCAGACGAAGTCGTTGCCGGCTCCGCCGGCCACTCAAGCTGCGTAG
- a CDS encoding YfhO family protein, whose product MTQPRESARGRRWSCLVALAAAAVVIVCLEWGGGVWSRVGSFDLHTLYIPKYEAVVHALFREGRLPLWNPYEFCGLPLLGIPHAAALYVPMWLTFGLLPPYLALQAFYALHVVILALGALVYLRRHATPPWAAAVVPAVATAGLISDFGYNGYDHPSFIASVAWLPWMLLVVEEGTRSGLRPWSGILALLVAGQWFAGYPDFPMDAAVLLSLFALIAGGRAWPRALAMVVIGFGLGSLVAAAQLLPLSDALAESARSDPSVPFAAGREVFAVASPGQFVSDLVARQGVVVPIVAILGATQRGRVVVAWLAALVWALFALNRPFVWLYHLPAFAGIRFPFGWSGLAPVFLACLAARGLAAIAAARSWARPIAFALALAIVGESARIIVDVPNRLPKRGPDAVQVEKRMQVVWELVGPRLDTERFLSPIDALAGAALRYRMPSPMGWEPSLAPRRVARLLQFAGLGGGGARQASAWKPVARRAPIVNLLGVGPAVVGKDAAVSMWLAHFRLLGVVPPDDALLHAPGVPRARLVHRMEVVWTDDAAFEQVAKHAEDAPHVVVLEAPDSSPVVVDVPAAITESVAIVENRSEWVAIEVDAAQPGVLVLTDTYYRGWEATLDGQRTPILRADYAFRGVAVPSGSHRVEFRYRPPSVWLGMLLSTAGLLIVVAILRSPRSSPV is encoded by the coding sequence GTGACGCAGCCCCGCGAATCGGCCCGCGGACGCCGGTGGAGCTGTCTCGTGGCGCTCGCCGCCGCCGCGGTGGTGATCGTGTGTCTCGAGTGGGGTGGCGGCGTATGGAGCCGCGTCGGCAGCTTCGATCTCCACACGCTCTACATCCCCAAGTACGAGGCCGTCGTGCACGCGCTGTTCCGCGAGGGCCGGCTGCCGCTCTGGAACCCGTACGAGTTCTGCGGCCTGCCGCTCCTCGGCATCCCGCACGCTGCCGCGTTGTACGTCCCGATGTGGCTCACCTTCGGGCTCCTGCCGCCGTATCTCGCGCTGCAGGCGTTCTACGCCCTGCACGTCGTGATCCTCGCCCTGGGGGCGCTCGTGTACCTCCGCCGCCACGCGACGCCGCCCTGGGCCGCTGCGGTCGTTCCCGCCGTCGCGACCGCTGGCCTCATCAGCGACTTCGGGTACAACGGGTACGACCACCCGAGCTTCATCGCGAGCGTCGCCTGGCTCCCGTGGATGCTGCTCGTCGTGGAGGAGGGGACGCGCAGCGGCCTGCGTCCGTGGTCGGGCATCCTGGCGCTCCTAGTCGCCGGGCAGTGGTTCGCCGGCTACCCGGACTTCCCGATGGACGCCGCGGTGCTGCTGTCCTTGTTCGCGCTCATCGCCGGCGGGCGCGCATGGCCGCGCGCGCTCGCGATGGTGGTGATCGGCTTCGGCCTCGGCAGCCTGGTCGCCGCCGCACAGCTCCTGCCGCTCAGCGACGCGCTCGCCGAGAGCGCGCGCAGCGATCCGTCCGTGCCGTTCGCCGCCGGACGCGAGGTGTTCGCCGTCGCGTCGCCGGGGCAGTTCGTGAGCGACCTCGTCGCCCGCCAGGGCGTCGTCGTGCCGATCGTCGCGATCCTGGGCGCGACCCAGCGGGGCCGCGTGGTCGTCGCCTGGCTGGCGGCGCTCGTCTGGGCGCTCTTCGCGCTCAATCGGCCGTTCGTGTGGCTCTACCATCTGCCCGCGTTTGCGGGCATCCGGTTCCCGTTCGGGTGGAGCGGGCTCGCGCCCGTCTTCCTAGCCTGCCTCGCCGCGCGCGGGCTCGCGGCGATCGCGGCGGCGCGCTCGTGGGCGCGCCCGATCGCGTTCGCCCTCGCCCTCGCGATCGTCGGCGAGTCGGCCCGCATCATCGTCGACGTGCCGAATCGGCTGCCCAAGCGGGGCCCCGACGCCGTGCAGGTGGAGAAGCGGATGCAGGTCGTGTGGGAGCTGGTGGGGCCGCGCCTCGACACCGAGCGCTTCCTGTCGCCGATCGACGCCCTCGCCGGTGCCGCCCTTCGCTATCGCATGCCGTCGCCGATGGGGTGGGAGCCGTCGCTCGCGCCGCGTCGCGTGGCGCGTCTGCTGCAGTTCGCGGGGCTGGGCGGAGGCGGCGCGCGCCAGGCCTCGGCGTGGAAGCCGGTGGCACGCCGTGCGCCGATCGTGAACCTGCTCGGCGTCGGTCCCGCCGTCGTCGGCAAGGACGCCGCGGTGTCCATGTGGCTGGCGCACTTCCGCCTCCTCGGCGTGGTGCCGCCGGACGACGCCCTCCTGCACGCGCCGGGCGTTCCGCGCGCCCGCCTCGTGCACCGGATGGAGGTCGTGTGGACCGACGATGCGGCGTTCGAGCAGGTCGCCAAGCACGCCGAGGACGCGCCGCACGTCGTCGTGCTCGAGGCGCCGGACTCGTCGCCGGTCGTCGTCGACGTGCCGGCGGCCATCACCGAGAGCGTTGCGATCGTCGAGAACCGGTCCGAATGGGTGGCGATCGAGGTCGACGCGGCCCAGCCCGGCGTGCTCGTGCTCACCGACACCTACTACCGCGGCTGGGAAGCGACGCTCGACGGCCAGCGGACGCCGATCCTGCGCGCCGACTACGCGTTCCGCGGCGTCGCGGTGCCGAGCGGATCCCACCGCGTGGAGTTCCGCTATCGTCCGCCCTCGGTGTGGCTCGGCATGCTCCTTTCCACCGCCGGGCTTCTGATCGTCGTGGCGATCCTGCGATCACCGCGCTCGTCGCCGGTTTGA
- a CDS encoding YfhO family protein, which translates to MTGAPAAARRGRAAADLALALGVAASIVACLLVQGGVWERVGGGDLHGTYLPKYEAAAHAVLARHRLPLWNPYEFCGLPLLGVGHGAVLYPPTWAAFGFLPRWQALQAFYAFHVVLLAYGAILYLRRHGIGLLGAAIVPAVAVAGLFGAPSRAGYDHPSFLASVAWLPWMLLAAERAATDGGRRWLGLLALATCAQWLAGYPDFPLDSAVLVAIVTLVGVEAPLARKVGVVALGLGLGAALAAAQILPLAEAVSQSPRAGQDDFYAGVRGILAVGSADTFVNDLVERQGLAALLLAIGSALAPSRMRLGWAVALVWALFALNRPFVWLYRLPPFTTVRFALGWSGLAPVLLGLLAAATIDAGWRRGAWTRRLVVLLALVAMAQSSWLITTAPLHMAHPAPDLRRVGRRVAELRKLGLGSDRFVGAAELAAGAPLRYGLASPSGYEPSLPPRRIVRLLDAAALSESGLYRPQTWPRIADNAPLSARLGIGWLVAPPAAAGGLMAHGFEMMGTVEGGEVAVRQAATPRARLVHRVTVVDDEDASFAEVVRQGADADVAVLERGEPEPRLGVPTGAEKATIVESEPERVVVDVEAAADAMLVVTDTFYPGWTARVGDRPAPIRRVDFAFRGVDVPAGRTRVQLRYAPRSVRVGLGVSLLALVIALGLVAARRRAPAAPTR; encoded by the coding sequence ATGACGGGGGCGCCGGCGGCCGCCCGCCGCGGCCGCGCCGCAGCCGATCTGGCGCTCGCGCTGGGCGTCGCGGCGAGCATCGTCGCGTGCCTGCTCGTGCAGGGCGGCGTGTGGGAGCGGGTCGGCGGTGGCGACCTCCACGGGACGTACCTCCCCAAGTACGAGGCGGCGGCACACGCCGTCCTCGCCCGGCACCGTCTCCCGCTGTGGAACCCGTACGAGTTCTGCGGCCTGCCGCTCCTCGGCGTCGGTCACGGCGCGGTGCTCTATCCGCCGACCTGGGCGGCGTTCGGCTTCCTTCCCCGCTGGCAGGCGCTCCAGGCGTTCTACGCGTTTCACGTCGTCCTGCTCGCCTACGGGGCGATCCTCTACCTCCGCCGGCACGGGATCGGTCTCCTCGGCGCCGCGATCGTGCCCGCGGTCGCGGTCGCGGGCCTCTTCGGTGCGCCGTCGCGCGCCGGCTACGACCACCCGAGCTTCCTCGCGAGCGTCGCGTGGCTGCCGTGGATGCTGCTCGCGGCGGAGCGCGCCGCGACCGACGGCGGGCGGCGGTGGCTCGGGCTGCTCGCACTCGCGACCTGCGCGCAGTGGCTCGCGGGCTATCCTGATTTTCCGCTCGACAGCGCGGTCCTGGTCGCGATCGTGACGCTGGTCGGCGTCGAGGCCCCGCTCGCGCGCAAGGTCGGCGTGGTCGCGCTCGGGCTCGGTCTCGGCGCGGCCCTCGCCGCGGCGCAGATCCTGCCGCTCGCGGAGGCCGTCAGCCAGAGCCCGCGGGCGGGGCAGGACGACTTCTATGCCGGCGTGCGCGGCATCCTCGCCGTCGGCTCGGCGGACACGTTCGTGAACGACCTCGTCGAGCGACAGGGGCTCGCCGCGCTCCTGCTCGCGATCGGCAGCGCGCTCGCGCCGTCGCGCATGCGGCTCGGCTGGGCGGTGGCTCTCGTCTGGGCGCTGTTCGCGCTCAATCGGCCGTTCGTCTGGCTGTACCGCCTTCCGCCCTTCACGACGGTGCGGTTCGCCCTCGGATGGTCGGGTCTCGCGCCGGTGCTGCTCGGGCTGCTCGCCGCGGCGACCATCGATGCGGGATGGCGGCGGGGCGCGTGGACGCGACGCCTCGTCGTCCTGCTCGCCCTCGTCGCGATGGCGCAGAGCTCCTGGCTCATCACCACCGCGCCGCTCCACATGGCGCACCCCGCTCCGGATCTGCGCCGCGTCGGGCGGCGCGTTGCGGAGCTGCGCAAGCTCGGCCTCGGATCGGATCGCTTCGTCGGCGCGGCGGAGCTCGCCGCCGGCGCACCGCTGCGCTACGGCCTCGCGTCGCCGAGCGGCTACGAGCCGTCGCTGCCGCCGCGGCGGATCGTCCGCCTGCTGGACGCAGCGGCCCTGTCCGAGTCGGGGCTCTACCGCCCGCAGACCTGGCCGCGCATCGCCGACAACGCGCCGCTCTCGGCGCGGCTCGGGATCGGCTGGCTCGTGGCGCCGCCCGCCGCCGCGGGGGGCCTCATGGCCCACGGCTTCGAGATGATGGGTACGGTCGAGGGCGGCGAGGTGGCGGTGCGCCAGGCCGCGACGCCGCGCGCCCGGCTCGTCCACCGGGTGACGGTCGTCGACGACGAGGACGCGAGCTTCGCGGAGGTCGTGCGGCAGGGCGCCGACGCCGACGTCGCCGTGCTCGAGCGCGGCGAGCCCGAGCCGCGGCTCGGTGTCCCCACCGGCGCCGAGAAGGCGACGATCGTCGAGAGCGAGCCGGAGCGCGTCGTCGTCGACGTCGAAGCCGCCGCCGACGCGATGCTCGTCGTGACCGACACCTTCTATCCCGGATGGACGGCGCGCGTGGGCGACCGGCCGGCGCCCATCCGGCGCGTCGACTTCGCCTTCCGCGGCGTCGACGTTCCCGCCGGCCGCACGCGCGTGCAGCTTCGCTACGCCCCGCGCTCGGTACGGGTGGGCCTCGGCGTGAGCCTCCTGGCGCTCGTCATCGCGCTGGGGCTGGTGGCGGCGCGGCGTCGGGCGCCGGCAGCTCCCACACGGTGA
- a CDS encoding glycosyltransferase family 39 protein — protein MDAEPSQAPTAARAWWRRVAWAAFLLGALLRIHPLWHPYLQPELEVPTGTAIAEIVRHDWRPLSLFHGTAFIYTLRVAYTAVYAVGYLSGRFKDRLDLLAAFVRDPFPFFVVGRLIVLAASLLALVLAGRAAGVVAGPPGAACAILLLAVSFIHVRESHYVWYDVPAGTAVTLATLLGMRAVRSGRRRDLVATAVCGGVALATKHSVFPVLVPVAVAAALAGEAGVVGCLRRLAGAAAVAVVAYAIVCPYSFLDFRGFLTAAWFTAGATQGLVGSFALPFRTLWWIVIGPAATGLALVGIAAALRARPREALVLVAFPLAYAAVLAGQGRLHARYLAPAAPLVAALAGIGTAAIGRLASPRHAAVATTLVLAAATAIPAVRAAEYVRLLGRDDTRALAGEWIRTHVPPGTRITLPSANGHPNPLLPLDETTVRIAWRPWADELLARGAVDRAATYPRRYLGGVFGGFGPDWQPRDRYVVMTHHPVVVRSGEPPAVYRERLEAAGGRIVADFRGFEEPLDGVVYDPIDANYVPLVGFDRIVRPGPNLTVWELPAPDAAPPPAPAR, from the coding sequence GTGGACGCCGAGCCGAGCCAGGCGCCGACGGCCGCGCGCGCGTGGTGGCGGCGCGTCGCGTGGGCGGCCTTCCTCCTCGGCGCCCTGCTTCGCATCCATCCCCTCTGGCACCCCTACCTGCAGCCCGAGCTGGAGGTGCCGACGGGCACGGCGATCGCGGAGATCGTCCGCCACGACTGGCGTCCGCTCTCCCTCTTCCATGGGACGGCGTTCATCTACACGCTGCGCGTCGCGTACACCGCCGTGTACGCGGTCGGGTACCTCTCGGGGCGCTTCAAGGATCGGCTCGACCTGCTGGCGGCGTTCGTGCGCGATCCGTTCCCGTTCTTCGTCGTCGGCCGGCTGATCGTGCTGGCGGCGAGCCTGCTGGCGCTCGTGCTCGCCGGGCGCGCCGCCGGCGTCGTCGCCGGTCCGCCGGGCGCCGCCTGCGCGATCCTGCTGCTCGCCGTCTCGTTCATCCACGTCCGCGAGTCGCACTACGTCTGGTACGACGTCCCTGCCGGCACCGCAGTCACCCTCGCGACCCTGCTCGGCATGCGGGCCGTGCGCTCCGGGCGCCGGCGCGATCTCGTGGCGACCGCCGTCTGCGGCGGCGTCGCGCTCGCGACCAAGCACAGCGTCTTTCCGGTCCTGGTGCCGGTCGCCGTCGCCGCCGCGCTCGCGGGCGAGGCTGGCGTGGTCGGGTGCCTGCGCCGGCTCGCCGGCGCAGCCGCGGTCGCCGTCGTCGCCTACGCGATCGTGTGCCCGTACTCGTTCCTCGACTTCCGGGGCTTCCTCACCGCGGCGTGGTTTACGGCCGGCGCGACGCAGGGCCTGGTCGGGTCGTTCGCGCTGCCGTTCAGGACCTTGTGGTGGATCGTCATCGGCCCCGCGGCGACCGGGCTCGCGCTCGTCGGCATCGCGGCGGCGCTGCGGGCGCGCCCGCGCGAGGCGCTCGTGCTCGTCGCGTTCCCGCTGGCGTACGCAGCCGTGCTCGCCGGCCAGGGCCGGCTGCACGCTCGCTACCTGGCGCCGGCGGCGCCGCTCGTCGCGGCTCTCGCGGGCATCGGCACCGCGGCGATCGGGCGGCTCGCGTCGCCGCGCCACGCCGCGGTCGCGACGACGCTGGTCCTCGCCGCCGCGACCGCGATCCCCGCCGTGCGCGCGGCCGAGTACGTCCGCCTGCTCGGGCGCGACGACACCCGCGCCCTCGCCGGCGAGTGGATCCGCACGCACGTCCCGCCGGGCACGCGCATCACGCTGCCGAGCGCGAACGGCCACCCGAACCCGCTCCTCCCGCTCGACGAGACGACCGTGCGCATCGCCTGGCGCCCGTGGGCCGACGAGCTGCTCGCGCGCGGCGCCGTCGATCGCGCGGCGACCTATCCGCGCCGCTACCTGGGCGGCGTCTTCGGCGGCTTCGGCCCCGACTGGCAGCCGCGCGACCGCTACGTCGTGATGACGCACCACCCGGTCGTCGTGCGATCGGGGGAGCCGCCCGCGGTCTACCGCGAACGGCTCGAGGCGGCGGGCGGGAGGATCGTCGCCGACTTCCGCGGCTTCGAGGAGCCGCTGGACGGCGTCGTCTATGATCCGATCGACGCCAACTACGTGCCGCTGGTCGGCTTCGATCGCATCGTGCGGCCGGGCCCGAACCTCACCGTGTGGGAGCTGCCGGCGCCCGACGCCGCGCCGCCACCAGCCCCAGCGCGATGA